DNA from Coffea arabica cultivar ET-39 chromosome 10c, Coffea Arabica ET-39 HiFi, whole genome shotgun sequence:
TACCGTTGTCCCTGTAGTTGCATGTTTAGAGAGCAATGGATCCTCTAAAAATGGGAGAACTATCATTTTGATACCTCAATTCTTATACTTACTCATGTTAAGAAAATCGTAATATTTAGTGCATCGATGTCCCACTAATATACATTGAGTATAAATTActaaaatgtgccaaatactaaaacaAAAGTTGTCACTTGtcagagagagaaaaaagaaaaggaataaagtCCATTAAAAGTTGGaaatatttttaagaaattaaaggATCCAAATATGTTAAACGTGTAAAATAAGCTGCTCAGTCAAGACTAATTCTATGAGAGTCAAGACCAATTCAAGACTAATTCTATGGGAGCCCACGACTTTAAAAACACAATAGGGGGCGATAGAtacaagggataatttcaaaaacctccctcgAGCTCTCTGACAATTTCATATAAATACCCTCTAATATTTCAAATTACATCGATCTCATCTTTCACGTAGACATGACCAAGTGTCATCATCAGGAGCATTCAAATGACCAAATTGCCCTGAACAACTTGTGCCAACAAATAttgaaaatatgaaaaaaagaaattgcttCAAATATAGTTTGTTTTGCTACTTGGCACCAAATAGTTGGAGGTATATATGCTTAAAGCGCCAAGTAGCACTTGCAATAACATTATTATCTGAGAAAAATCAAAATagctttacaaaagaaaaaaaaaaatcaaggaagTAGAGGCTCAGCCATTCGTGATATTACATTTGGTAAAGGGTTTGTGTAAAAAAGTGATTACTATAGCACAATTTAGATTCCATCAAAATCACTAGAGGTAAAAGATCAAAACTTTTTTaggtttttaaaactatttacaTGTTTTTTAAGTATTGATTGTTATTTATTATGTTAATAGTAATTATTTTCTTAAAGAGACAAAGAGGGTATATATGTGTCAATACTTTTGCTTCACTTTTGAGATTAACAGGGACTGATTTTATTAATGAACATGTCTGTCAATCAAAGAGAAACTAACGTGACTTTTAATATCAGAGGGCGTTTATGTGAAATTGCCTGAAATTATCTCTAAacataaatatgaaaatttttgaaattttaaaaatcacGATGTGAGGTGAGCCATCTTTTGATTTGTACGTATAGAATTTTTCTTTCCATGTTTTTTCTTACGTGTATCTTCTAGCTTACATCATGAGTAGAGCGGATGACCAAAAACTGAAATGAAAATGATATATCGATTATTTAGTAGCAGCACAAGTAGTTACTGGTTACTACTAACTTATCATGGGTTGGTATGTAAAGTCAGATATTCCAAAAACGTAAGCTTGTCCGATGCATCGGTTGACAGACTCTCTCACGGTCACGGTCACGGTCACAGGCCAGCTTGCAGTCCCATCCGCTTCTTCGGCTTTCCTTCCCCACTCCCCAGTACATCTCCCCGCTTCCGGCGgtaaaattagaacaaaaaagCTACTAGTGGTGGTAGGGTAGGAGTATAATAATTTGAGCTCCAGCCGGCTTCAACAGAATTTGATTTCTTTCCAGATTCATAATCCTCCATATCTTCACCACTCGAGATGTAAATTTCTTCTTTGATCACTCTTCTAAATCTTCTGGATCTCCTTTTCTACCCAAAATTATCACCTCCACCTGGATCTCTCACCTCCATTGTTAGTTTTTACCTCAAGTCCGTAAGCGTTttccttttcaatcatttcttttttttacttgCTCATTTGTAAGTTAAAGTTGAATCTCAGCTCTTCATTTCTTTGTGAAGCTCATTTTTCaggtgaattttttttcctaaaagtTAATTAATTTCGTGGAATACCTCGATTTTAACGAAGCTATGCAGTAGGActgttgcatttttcatttgaaacttaTGCATTTAACGTTGAATTGGTTAAATTTCTTTgtaaatttgtaaaattttgattaatttatgTAACGAAATTAATCAGCTCTATGCTTTCTAGATTAGTAAGGTAGTAGTAGAACTTAGTAATATAAATGTCATCGCTGCTAAGAACGCTGTCGCTGTACCACGATCGGCCGTATCAGAACGGAGGAAATCAATTTTCCGTTAACTCGCCGTCTCACAGGGCGTTATCCAATGCCAAAAGTTCGTCTCCGTTGTCGCCGTTCTTTCCCGGTGTACTTTCACAAAAAAGTTCGCGTAAAGGCATGAGCTCGTGGAAAAAATGGTTTTTTAGGTGTTTGATATTTTTCTCGCTGGGGTTTCTATTAGGCATGGCTCCCTTTGGGGGATATGAGGATGTTAAAGGCCGTGATTTCTCGTTCGAGGAGAATACCATGGCAAAGTCGGCAGAAAATGATGAGGGGGATGTGAGGAATTTGTTGGTTGTGGAGGCGAAAGGTGGGGAAGGTTTAGTCGTGGATAAAGTTGAATTACGGGTTGTTGAGGAAAAAGAAGTGAAGGAGCGGTTTGATTTTGTTCCACGGAAGCAGTTGATTGTGGTGACACCGACGTATAATAGGGCACTTCAAGCTTATTATTTAAATAGGTTAGGACAGGTTCTGAGGCTGGTGCCGCCGCCATTGTTATGGATTGTGGTAGAGATGAATGTTGCATCGTTGGAGACTGCAGATATTTTGAGGAAGACTGGGGTTATGTACAGGCATTTGGTGACTACCAAGAATTTGACGGATGTAAAGGACAAGAGCGTGCATCAAAGAAACACAGCACTGGAGCATATTGAGAATCATAAGCTTGATGGGGTTGTGTATTTTGCTGATGATGATAGTATCCATTCACTCGAGTTATTCGAGTGCTTGAGAGAAATCAGGTAACTTGATTATGATTAGCATTGCAACTgcttttagttttcttgttATTCTTGTACACTAATGTTTGGGATTCTATTCTGTGATATTTGTGCTGCGCCAGTTGAATGAGAGTTCAGACCTTATAACTGCTCAATACAAGCCTTATCTCTGCCTTTGTTGATTGGTCGAAATCGCTGGAAACTCAAAGCATAAAAGAAGAATTCTATGACTATCGTAATTCCATTGTGGCTTTGTGTAGTATTGAAGGATTTCAGAACTTTAGGTATTCTGCTTAGTAATTAAGTATGCACTACTAGATCCTTCAAGCTAAGGAAATCAAGGAAAATTGACATATAATAACATCAGAAGAGTAACACAAGTGTGGCTTCATTGAAATGGTGCACCTAAGCTCAGTTTCATTATTTACTGTTGATTTAGTTGTTGTTTGCATCTAGAAATATGATATATGATACATCCTCTCATTTCATTATTTATGAGTTGGAGTAATTTAAATTGGAgtttatatatgtaatttttagaCATTTCCTGAAAGAATTGCTgactttttattgtttttctcAATCGCTTTTATGATTTTTTCGGGGTTTTTCGTTGTTTTCATGTTTGTTGTGTggtagtttttctttttcttttctttttcatgtttATGTCTTGTATTTTTCTATATTAGATTAGGGAACTTTTTATGAATTCTAAGAGAGGAGAGCTTCTATGAGAATTGGTCCAGCCTCACATCTTTCTTAAAATTTTAATGCTCTTAAGAGATGGAAGTCGATAGTTAAGTTCTTTGACTAATCCTTAACATTGATGATGTCAAAAGGAGATCGATGAGGTCATTCAAGGCAGTGTATTTGGATGCAGTAAGGAGGAGAAATGGACTCTTGACAATCGAATTGGATGGTTATCCTAATTTGTTTGTTTGCCACATGAGTCTCCTTTGTTTATTTGGTGACGggagattgttatttgatttctTGACATTGATGCCATGTAATTTTTATCTGATTGACGAGGCAGTTATATTTTCTGATCTTAGCTCCCTACCTGAacctcaagaaaataaaattagtgAGATGAAAGGAATCGTGTTCCTCTTTTCTTGCCATAACTTTCCTATTATTCTATACAGGCGTTTTGGTACTTGGCCGGTTGCAATGTTGGCTCAAACTTGGAATAAGGTGGAGTTGGAAGGTCCCGTCTGTAATGGGAGTCAAGTAATTGGATGGCATACAAATAAGAGTAAAGGACTTCGTAGATTCCACATCGATATGTCAGGTTTTGCTTTCAATAGTACAATATTGTGGGATCCAAAAAGATGGCAACGTCCAACTTCAGATCCAATTCGGCAGTTAGATACTGTGAAGGAGGGTTTTCATGTATGGATTATGTCTTTGCAGTATAAATTATCCATTTATGTTTGGGATCCTTATTTTGTGCAATTGATGGGTTCTCAGAACCAGAGCAGATGGACAAAACTCAGTTTTCATTGTGtctccttacagggaaccacatTTATCGAGCAAGTTGTAGAAGATGAAAGCCAAATGGAAGGCCTTCCTCTTGGTTGTTCAAAGATACTGAATTGGCACCTCAAGCTGGAAGCACGTGAACTTTTTAATTCTAAAGCTTCACTGCTGCAGAAGAACCTTGATGCTTGAGCTAATTGTTGCAATTTACACTGGCCAATATACCTTTTGATGCAGGTATGTGTTCGAGATTTGACTCTGATGGTTGGCCATGGTTTGGGAACAAATTATTCTCCTGTGTCTAAATCAAGTAAAAGCTAAAAGGAAACGGATTATAGTAGGCCTTATGATGgacagaaatttttctaagcAAACAGAGACAAAGAAAGAAAGTAGGGTAACTTAGGCTTTACGTCAAGGATTATCGGATGTATATGTTATTCCTCTCTGATTCGATATTGTTGCACTTGCTATTATGACTAGTGAAGTGTCtctgttttctcttgttttagTTATGAAAAGATATGACTGCTGATATTACTATCTTTCTCTGCATGTTAGCACAGCATATTGTGGTAGACCACCTTCATCTAAAAGCAGGGCATTGCATCATGTGATCCTCCACAAGCTGAAGCAGTTCATGTTGGAACATAGACGTTGAAGCAAGAATCAGGAACTTTTGTTTGTAGctgttttctgttttcatgcCATTTTTGGTAATAGCGAGGAACATTCCGTATAATGGTGGAAGGTGGATATTCTTTTAGTTTCttcaaaaatttcctttttatatTTATCATCATTTTTTCAGTGAATCACATGGTCATAGAATTTTATGGCCTGGTTCTTGGGAGGATTACTCCCCTAACATCATGTGCAAGCAAACTCCTTCCCTACCCTAATCAGAAGCATGATCATTAGTTGCTAAGATTTGCTTCCGCTTCCCCAAGTTTGCTCCACCAGACACCCACCCTATGTCCTGCCATCATTTACTTGCAGTCCTAGATAGAGGCAGCTGCAGGAGCAggatcatctttttttttttttcctccctggACACGATAACAATTGTATAACTTATTTTATTCTAAACTATAGGGGAGGAGGAGCATAGTAGGAACAGGATCTTCTGCCAGTGTGTTTTCTACGTAAAGCCCCTTGAACTTTTGACTCAGTTCCAATGATCACTTTCCTTGCCAAACAATCTGGAGTCCTTTTCAATGGGGGCCCAAAAGTCAGACAATTATGGAGCAATCTCTAGTCTTCGATACAAAGTCCTTTTAGCCTAAAACCTCTTATCTTTAGCAAAATTCCTCCATTGGTTGCTGCGCCATAGTTACTCTAAAAAGCTAGCAGGCAAGCGA
Protein-coding regions in this window:
- the LOC113714670 gene encoding probable beta-1,4-xylosyltransferase IRX9H, whose amino-acid sequence is MSSLLRTLSLYHDRPYQNGGNQFSVNSPSHRALSNAKSSSPLSPFFPGVLSQKSSRKGMSSWKKWFFRCLIFFSLGFLLGMAPFGGYEDVKGRDFSFEENTMAKSAENDEGDVRNLLVVEAKGGEGLVVDKVELRVVEEKEVKERFDFVPRKQLIVVTPTYNRALQAYYLNRLGQVLRLVPPPLLWIVVEMNVASLETADILRKTGVMYRHLVTTKNLTDVKDKSVHQRNTALEHIENHKLDGVVYFADDDSIHSLELFECLREIRRFGTWPVAMLAQTWNKVELEGPVCNGSQVIGWHTNKSKGLRRFHIDMSGFAFNSTILWDPKRWQRPTSDPIRQLDTVKEGFHGTTFIEQVVEDESQMEGLPLGCSKILNWHLKLEARELFNSKASLLQKNLDA